In Apium graveolens cultivar Ventura chromosome 10, ASM990537v1, whole genome shotgun sequence, the following are encoded in one genomic region:
- the LOC141688823 gene encoding plant cysteine oxidase 2-like, whose amino-acid sequence MEMKLINGSGRENRVGYVSGRLNRNKRISTKRCKTQKRDTCKTKNKSPKKILLQRLFESCQQVFRGPGTVPSPPDVQILRQIIDGMQPEDVGLSPELQFFNPLSNAANGVRRVTQTTIYKCQNFSLCIFFLPVGAVIPLHNHPGMTVFSKLLLGTMHIKAYDWVDPVDSSSNDSKPSSKLRLARLKADNVFTAPCDSSVLYPASGGNIHAFTALTPCAVLDVLGPPYSKEDGRDGSYYKDSPYTPLPNVDGSMIKEEEGKLYGWLEEIEMPKESVMDGIEYLGPQIRDFSF is encoded by the exons ATGGAGATGAAGTTGATTAATGGATCAGGGAGGGAAAATAGGGTTGGATATGTGAGTGGCAGGCTTAACAGGAACAAGAGAATCAGCACCAAACGATGCAAGACACAAAAGCGTGATACTTGTAAAACAAAGAACAAGTCGCCCAAGAAGATATTGTTACAGAGActgtttgaatcatgtcaacaagTTTTTAGAGGCCCTGGTACTGTTCCTTCTCCACCTGACGTCCAAATTCTCCGACAAATCATCG ATGGTATGCAACCTGAGGATGTAGGGCTTAGCCCGGAACTTCAGTTCTTTAATCCTCTTAGCAATGCAGCTAATGGGGTTCGCAGAGTCACACAGACTACCATTTACAAGTGCCAGAACTTTTCT CTTTGCATCTTCTTTCTACCAGTAGGAGCAGTGATTCCTCTACATAACCACCCGGGAATGACTGTGTTTAGCAAGCTTCTACTAGGCACCATGCACATCAAAGCATATGATTGGGTCGATCCAGTAGACTCCTCTTCCAACGATAGTAAACCCTCCTCTAAAT TAAGATTAGCAAGGTTGAAGGCGGATAATGTGTTTACAGCGCCCTGTGATAGTTCAGTATTGTATCCTGCATCAGGAGGGAATATACATGCATTCACAGCTTTAACACCGTGCGCAGTGCTTGATGTTCTTGGACCTCCTTATTCTAAAGAGGATGGCCGAGACGGTTCGTACTACAAAGACTCTCCTTACACTCCTCTACCAA ATGTAGATGGGAGTATGATCAAGGAAGAAGAGGGTAAGCTGTATGGCTGGCTGGAAGAGATTGAAATGCCAAAAGAGTCGGTGATGGATGGAATAGAGTACTTGGGTCCTCAAATCAGGGATTTCAGCTTTTAG